The following proteins are co-located in the Heteronotia binoei isolate CCM8104 ecotype False Entrance Well chromosome 8, APGP_CSIRO_Hbin_v1, whole genome shotgun sequence genome:
- the WNT16 gene encoding protein Wnt-16, protein MEKGAPFGLPRLCMLSAALLLELCPCGSHGGNWRWLGIASFGVPEKLGCANLPFNALQKDLCKKKPYLLPSIHKGARLGIQECQRQFRHERWNCLLSPDTSSLVLSPSSLSVAPSSSVFGYELSSGTKETAFIHAVTAAGLVHSMTHSCSAGNVTECSCDTNLQNGGSPSEGWQWGGCSDDIQYGMWLSRKFLDGSVRNSTGKDGNGLIAMNLHNNEAGRLAVAKLMIVDCRCHGVSGSCALKTCWKTMSTFDKIGSFLKEKYENSIQISDRLKKKLRRKLKSQRKIPVHKEDLLYIHRSPNYCVEDRKLGVPGTHGRECNRTSEGPDGCNLLCCGRGYNTHVVRHVERCDCKFVWCCYVRCRKCETMTDVHTCK, encoded by the exons ATGGAGAAAGGGGCGCCCTTTGGACTGCCTCGCCTGTGCATGCTGTCGGCCGCGCTGCTGCTGGAGCTCTGCCCCTGTGGCTCCCACGGCGGGAACTGGAG GTGGTTGGGCATTGCCTCCTTCGGTGTCCCAGAGAAATTGGGTTGTGCTAACCTGCCGTTCAATGCCCTCCAGAAGGActtgtgtaagaaaaagccctaTCTCCTACCCAGCATCCACAAAGGAGCACGCCTAGGAATCCAGGAATGCCAAAGACAGTTCAGACATGAACGGTGGAACTGCTTACTCTCACCAGATACCTCCTCTTTGGTGTTGAGCCCTTCATCCCTCTCTGTGGCTCCTTCCTCCTCTGTCTTTGGTTATGAACTGAGCAGCG GTACCAAAGAAACAGCATTTATTCATGCAGTGACTGCAGCTGGGCTAGTGCATTCCATGACGCATTCATGCAGTGCAGGAAATGTGACCGAATGCTCCTGTGATACCAACCTGCAGAATGGTGGCTCGCCCAGTGAAGGCTGGCAGTGGGGTGGCTGCTCTGATGACATCCAGTATGGAATGTGGTTGAGCAGAAAGTTCTTAGATGGCTCTGTAAGAAATAGCACTGGAAAAGATGGAAATGGATTGATTGCCATGAATTTGCATAACAATGAAGCTGGAAGACTG GCTGTAGCAAAACTGATGATAGTTGACTGCCGTTGCCATGGAGTCTCCGGGTCCTGTGCTCTGAAAACATGCTGGAAAACCATGTCCACCTTTGACAAGATAGGCAGCTTTTTAAAAGAGAAGTATGAAAACAGCATCCAGATTTCAGACAGACTGAAAAAAAAGCTACGCAGGAAATTAAAAAGCCAGCGCAAGATACCAGTCCATAAAGAAGACCTGCTGTATATTCACAGGTCCCCCAACTACTGTGTTGAAGATCGCAAACTGGGTGTCCCTGGGACCCATGGAAGGGAGTGTAACCGAACTTCTGAAGGACCAGATGGCTGCAACCTCCTCTGCTGTGGCCGCGGATATAATACTCATGTAGTCAGACACGTGGAGAGATGTGACTGCAAATTTGTTTGGTGTTGCTATGTGCGCTGCAGGAAATGCGAGACTATGACCGATGTCCATACTTGCAAATGA